The Tripterygium wilfordii isolate XIE 37 chromosome 23, ASM1340144v1, whole genome shotgun sequence genomic sequence TGATTTTGTCTTCATTTGTAACGATCGCAGCCTTGTCGAGAAACTGGAACTGATTTGTGTGAGAAAGCCTGGAGTTGATTGATTTGGTTGGAATATAATTGAAGAGGTTGAGTAAGAGGTCCTCAGGTAGCTTCAATTTCTGCTTCTTAGCAGCAGAAACAACTACTTGTGCCACACTAGTTAAGGGACTCCCTTGTGGTTTCACTATCACATAGATTTTGGTACCCAAGAAGAACATTGCACATGAAAGGAACATCAGGAATGCAGGAATTCCTAACCCAATAGCCCAACTGACACTTGATTGCACATAAACAATGAGAGTCACAGAGACCATGACCGCGAATGTGTAGGTAAAGTAGTACCAATTGAAGAAACTGCCGATACCCCTTTTGCCGGATTCGGTTTCCGGATCAAATTGGTCAGCACCAAAGGCTAGATTGCAAGGTCTGATGCCACCAGCTCCAACAACCAGGAAACCAAATCCACTTAGTAGAAAGGCCATTTGCCATGTTGTTGGACCAACACACATGCTACTTTCATTGTTTCCACATGTTGGTGGGTGCAGTTTGGAGATTGCTGCAGTTAGTGCCAATATCACCATTCCcttacaggaaaaaaaaattctgtaaGTAATCTGAAGTCATGAAAGAAACACTTTTCCAGTTCTATGTAATCAAGAACCactgaagagagaagaagaagaaaagatattGAGTTTGTGTTCTTGAACTGAAGTTTAGCAGATTTGTGAAGAAGATTATTACCAGGAAAGAAGCTATGGAAGCAAACCCCAAGGACTTATAACGTCCAAAGTAAGTGTCAGAAAGGAAAGCTCCAACCAATGGAGCCATGTTTGTGGTACCATTGAAGACATTAATAAGAGTTGCAGCTGTGACACTCTTCATGTTGAACACAGTAGTTAGATACACCATAAGATTTGTTGATGACCCAACAGTCCCAAGCTTCTCAAAGGTCTCATTTCCTGCATATATTGTAAACAAACATTCATCATCTATTgaacctgtttttttttttaaaaaaaaaaactcataaatGTTTCTTCAACTAACCAATTATAAAGGGCATGGCCTTGATTCCTCTGTATTTGATGACTGGCTCATCAGTTGAAGCAGGTGTCTCCTCCTTCTTGCTCTTCTCCATATTGGATGCCATGAAACTATTTGTCTATGTAAATATCTTTAGCCTGTGTTCAGTACACAGACACATCAAAACACAGAAGAAGATTGAACTTATATAGTGGGAGAGCAGAGCTGAATAGAAAGAAAGCTAGTACAAGAGAGAACTAAAAATAAAAGAGTTGTTAATTAGTTAGAGTCTTACAGAATTTTGTTGAATAGCTGACACGAGAACTATATGATATCACTCTTAAGTCAAAAAATGTGCAGCACCAGCAATAATTGAAGACAAAATTAATAAAGATATATGTGGATGCGTTTATGCATCAAAaaatattgtccgctctgggATACCTCTATGGACGTTCCTATCCTCCCTTCACATTTTTATTCTAAAAAATGATCCCGCCTCCTCCAGTCAAACCCATGACCTCATTGATCTGGGAAGGTGAGTACCTAAATCAATTCTAGAACTGCACATGTGGGTCTCTGATTCTAATCTTCTTGGTTAAAAATTTTATACGGACACCACCAAAATCAAGTGGTAGGCTCCATTTGGGAGGCAATTACAGACTTTTCTAATCACTTACTATATTAGAGCTTCATTGAGAGGTCCAAAGTCATGGCCATAGCGCTAAATGAAATGGTTCAATGTTGTAGCAAAAGATCCTCTACCTCTAATCATCACATTCATATATGGTATATTTTTCTCTTTGTAGTTGTCATTTCACTGTCAAAGGGATATGGTGTTTCACATAGTACTAGAAACACTTCAGCGGCTGTACACATTTTGGGTTCAAGACGAGTATGATTTTGTCCTTCTAAAAGATGTATCAAGAGTTATTATGTGGTGGCCATGTTCATAAATCACATTGATTAACCTCACCAAGTGATGTGGGGATAGTCTATGTGGTCTCATTCGTTGTGAAAGTGAAACTTTTGGCATAGTGATGATAATGTATAAGAGCATATGATTTGTACAAGTCATCTATTTGCAATATAAAAATGATAACCTTTTGACTCTTAAGTTGCATTCCACTCAAAGATGACAACTATAATCAAATTATTATCTTGGCAATGCAAAGAAATCATCTCTCCCTCTTGTAATATAAAAATGCTTTCAGGGTATCAACACATTATTGTTAAATAAAATATGTGCCTTTTCATGCAGAGTTAGGGCAGTACATAGAGACAGATCAGTCAAAGAAAATGTCATGCTGATGTCTTTATTATCCTCAAAACAAACAGCATCTGGCACATAGCAACAAGTGCCATGAATCAGAAAGATATGGACAAACATCTTCCAGATGTATTAGAGAACaactttttctttatatatcTTCCAGATGTATAGAGAAAATCTCAGGGGTGTTGGTGGAGGTGAGGGTTGGGGATATTTGATGAAGGATTAGGAAAGGTTGGTGAGGTGGGAATTTGATTAAAAGAAGGTTTATGATGtcttttaaaagttaaaaatatCTTAATACTAATCAACCCACATGAACCTTCACAATCAGGTAATGGAAtgagaaccacgagtagctcTGATGGCACTCATATGTGTGGTATGTCTCGAGTTTGAGCCTCCCCATGCCTTTTCTctgtaataaataaaaaaaaatcaggtaATGGAATGGAGGGTTTATTGAGGTGGAACCTGGACCtatgtacaaaaacatcaatGATTTGGTTTTGGATTCACAACAATTGATCACAAAAGCAGGTCTCATTTGAAAAAATACACAAGTGGGTGTCTTTTTCAAATACTTATTGTTGAAAAATATTGTGAGGAGGCGCCCAAGTATGGGGTTGGCATTATTTGGGAGGCAATGACTGATACTTTTTTCCAGCAACAAACACGTTCTAGAAAAGATGCTATTAAGAGGTTTTGGATGGATTCATGTCCACAGCTCAATTACTTGAATGGAACAGAGCCATGGGCAGAGGGCATAAAGTAAATGGTCCAATACTCCATTGTTCCCATCATAGCCTGACCCTGACCACCCAGTTTGCATTTGCTCACATTAGTGCTTGCTTTCATTCAGTTCTTCTCATGATATGTATTGAGAGCGATATTCTTGTGGCCACACGCTGGGTTTTAGTCCAACTTATCCTGTCATCACGTGCGCCACTTCCGTGCATGGGGCCTGACCATCTAAGTTGAAGCCCATATTGGATGTCTAAAAGATAAACTCGTATGATGTCGTTCCCGATTAATATCATTATTACATCTTCAAGGGAATGAAAGATATAGTCCACATTTACAATACCTAGTTACCCTTTCAGGCATTATTTTGGGGATCCATCAGTGCTGCAACATGGTTTTGCCTTGCAGAACTGGAATACTGAGATTTCAAAGTTCATTACAACAAGGTTACTTAACATGAATAGGCAAAGTTTTGGCTTTTGATGGTAACGTGTAGAATATATCTACTCCtataaaaatgatatttctGATCCTATCGATACATATGTAAAGATATATTCAAAGAACATGTCAGCAAACATTATCTTATTATTATTGACAGGTCTTGGCGGGTAGGCTGGtataaaggaaagaagaaaccaAGCCAACCTCATGCATCAAGAGTCCTAATTGGTAACTAATGCTTAAGTAGGTCATTGACTCCAGACACTCAATTTGTATTTCTTTTAGGACttttattttctccttttttgtcTGTGTCTGCAACTACATTGCAAATTTGCTCCACTTGCATGTGCAACTCATTAAAAACCGGTACACCTTTTTACTAATAACACTTTGCCCGTTTTGGATCAAGGGTCGCACATATTCCTAGGCGTACACAGGAGCCAAGTCCAAACTTGTTTGGGATCGAAGAAACCGATCCTCTGcaaggcccaggcccaggcccaggcccaggcccagaCCCGACCATTCCAGCTCATAGGCCAAAGTTCACGAAACCGGTTATTGTTAGTTAGAGAGTTTGGCCTCCCTTATATTATGCACTAAACTCTCACATCTCAGCGATGCGGGATATGCGCAACATTTGACCAACAAGGGTAGTAGagcaagaagaaaacaaatgctTTCCACACAATGTTACAAAAGCATGCAATTTTTCACACTtaaaagaaaagataactcaGAAAATCAAGAGTTCATGGCCAGCATGCATGTCCATGGCAAAACAGTACTATCCCAGTATTCCAAATAGTACCAGACAGTCATCTTCATTTGCAAATAGCAACCAGTAATACAAGAGAATCAAATAAAACATAAGCCATAATCATTTCTGCGTTTAAAAGTTGTTTCACACCTGCAATGGCTGCCAGATTCAAGTGCAAAGATGAGCTCCATAGCCGGATACTTGCTTCATCAAATCTAATTGGAACATTACAAAGATATAGTGTTGTTATTGAAGTTTGAAAGGTCTCGGCACACAAGTTGGGATTATTATCAAAAAATGGAGCACTGAATGATCATGTCCTGCCTTTACTCAGGATCCTAAGTGAGGCACCTAAAGTGAACTACTAGCCTAACAGGCCCACGGGTCAGGCAACTTTTAACTCAACAGGCCCATGGCCTAAGACATCTACAAGCTTAACAGGTCCACGGCCTAAAACATCTACAAGCCACGTACAGCCTATACAACTACAAACTATCACGGGACAGACCTACTTGGAGCTTGCCCACcccaaaagaaattatttttggACTTTTAGCGAATTCGTTTACCCACCATTTAGTCCAACTCTAGCCCACCTTAATAAGCCATTTGGCCCAACTTTTGTCCTAACAActctcaaaaaaatcaaatatgatGCGTGAGGTAGGGTTTGCTACTTGTTAGTTTATTGGATAAATGACTTGTATACTCTCTCCTCTTTAGGTCTCTctgtttgtttctttattttctctcaaaatataaaacaatGTCAATCAGAGGCAGACAGATCATACTCTgggttttagtatttttttttttaacttcaaaTGTATAATAAATAagtgacaaaaacaaaaattccagGGCACCCCAATTTAACTTTGTCCATCCCGATAAAAGATCATATGTCCACCCCTGCCGGATATAGCCAAACCCAACTATAGAAAGGCTCATAAGCCTTACTAGGCTCCGTGTGCCCAAAAGACTTGGCTCAGCGCCAAAGCCTGCCACCTCAATATGTTACCTCATACTCCAGTTGATTCACTCATCTTGTCCTGACATAGGCTCGAGTCGCTGAACCATCATGTCCCTAGCATGGGCTGCATACCTCGAGCCGCAATGCGGACTTCTTCTGGGATGGCTGCCATCATCATGAACTGCAATACTTGACTTTCTTCTCACAAGTCTCGGTCCCTCACCACTTCAGTGCTCAAATACTCACTTTGAGACGTAGACACTCTCAGCCCAGGTCCACCTCCGGACAACCATCAACCACTGCGGAGGCGCTCCTCAGTGCATTTCCCCAGCCGCTCTCACTATGACGGTCATGGTCAACCTTTTCTACTCTGTCTCTTTTGTTCCCTGCCTATTCAGGTCACTGACTTGACCGTAGGAGGTCCATTGATTGGCACCCCAATGTCAATGACTCTTGTGACTGTCACCTTTTCTCCGCTCTTTGTAGGTTGCCGGTGACTCCCATCAACACAGAATCAAATTTAGATTCGACAGTCTACGACAATGTATAGGTGAATTTATTTAAATCACAAGATGGGGTAAAGAAATTATGGAATTCACTAACCAGATCATTAACACCTGCGCGCGAGTGCCTCATTAGATACTTAGGAAATCAAGTAGCAAGGAAAGAAGTCAGTAAGTTCCCCAATCCCCATCCCAGAAGACTTTGAACTCAGATTTAGAATAATATCCTTAATTTTACAAATTTGATTCTCAATCACTCATGTGATTAGCAATATTCATCAATTAATTAACCAGATATCATTCAAGATGAGTTTGAGTTCAACCGTTCTTTCTAGTGAGTAATTAAGGAAAATTGAAAAGGGAAGGGCAGTAACCAGATTCTTTATTGTAGCAAGTATCAAATTGACCCCATGTATATAACTTCCCTTAATCCCAAATATGTGAGATTGGCTTCATGAATTGTTTATCAAACTGCTTCGTAATACTACATATATATGATCTAAATACCAGTCTCCTTTCTCTACAAAGGAACCCTACTAATTTAATCGTTGGCCTAAACATGCATGGACTCGACTCCTGACCCTATTGTTGCCTTACAGAGACAGATTGTAATTGAATCATCCCTAATTCTATTCGTGACTGCGAAGATTTTATGCCGTACAGAATGTACCCAAGATTTCCCAAGCATTAAGAGTACATAaattaagccaaaaaaaaaatagaatttacGTGGTTGAATCAATTGTGCCTCTATCAAGACGTTACAGAGAATGTTCCACTATTCAGGGATAAAAGTACAGTGCGACAATTAGATGATTACATATCTACGAAATCCTACATTAAACCACAAATCGGGCCAAAAATACAATAGAAGTCCCAAAAATCACATCCTGTTTCCATAAAACTCAAAATCACATAAAAAACACAACTTATAGCTATCCAATCACTCAAGGAAATAGATTGATAAAGAGTTTACACTATATTAATATTGTAGGAAAAACTAAAATGATTTGTAGATTGCATGAGTTTAGTTGATTTTTGTCCATTTTTATATATCATGGTAGTAGTGCATGTGAACTTGTTCTTCACATTGGGACGATCCAATCATTGGAATAGAAGattttaactttaataaataactttttttttattgaataagaCAAACATAAAAAGCCatttgtgacaaaaaaaaaaaaaaaaaaaaacaccaaagtAACAAAAGCATCATCATCGGCAGTACTAATGCTTTTAAGATGACTTTATTCGCTGTCCTATGTCAAGGTGAAGATTTCATGGTAATTTACTAATTTTAGcagaaaagaatatatatattttctctttATCTTACACCAATTAATGAACTATTTAATTcttctcaaaagaacaaaaaaaagaactatTTGATTAGTTCATATGGAGACAAAAATTAGAGTGAGATTTGACTGGGAAGTTGCCAATGCGGCACAACGTCAGAGTGAGAGTGATGGTATTATTAGTGGGTTGGTTCATGAATATAACCCCAAATAAGTATTAATTGACATGTATATCCATCTCTGTTTTCTTAAAATACATGATTTCCTGTCTGGAATATGCCCAGATTACTGTTGTTAGTTGTTAcacctctcttctctctctcaattGCCCATCTTGCCCGTGCTCTCTGTTTCTAACTGCCCGACTGCCCCCGGCTGAACACTTTCCCTCTTTCTCAAGcactccccccccccctctctctctctcggcctTTTTGACTAAAATTTCACAAACTGCTGGTTTTCATTTGTAATCCGTTGTGTTTGATTGGTTTTCAtcaatttagatttagatttagatttagatttagattttttGAGATGGGTTCTCTCTGCTATCACTAAATTTTTGAGCTTTTGACCAAAGTTTTCAACTGGGTCTGAGTGGCTTTAATTCCAGTTTGTTTGgggttttgatgggttttgacTAAAGCTctcttttttataaataaagtttgagcttttattgaTAGTTTTGAGAGAAGAAGATGGGTTTAGGTCCTGAATCTATGAAGGTGGAGAAGTGGGTTGTGGATAAAtcgaaggagaagaagaagtcgAAAAGAAATGAGGCAGGGAGAGAGGAAGAGACTGGGTGTTGGGTCAAATTGAGGATTATGGGAAGCTGCATGCCTTCAACTTCAAGATCAAAAGTTGATTCTTCCATGAGTGGCATTAGTACCCAACACGGTGAGTTTCCTCTTTTCGATCCTTCCCTTTCTTTCTGTTCTTTGTCAGATTATTTTCCCTGAAAGGCGATAATTTTAACTTATGGTTTAAGAATTGAGTTTATTCCTTATATGGGTCTGGCTAAATGCCTAAATCAAGTAAAGGTATGGGATGAGTTTTTTGAGATTATCACCAAAATATTGCAAGAAATTGATTCTTTTAATATGGGACCAGTTCCACTGGAATAACCTTGCTGTAAATTACAGTCAGATTGTTTGATGGAAACTTTGTTAATGACCGGAAGGACGAGGGAGaaggagtattttttttttcttcaagtgGTATAGGTAGCTGAAATAGCATCATTTGCATTTGACCAGACAAGAGAGGAATTTCTGGTTCTGCATTGCAAAGCTTATTGAAAGCATTGTTGAGACAAATGGAGCCTCTATAAGAATAATTCGTGGCattcttttaattttccttCTAGCAATGTAGCATAAACTTTCATCTGTTGTTCCGAATGAATACTGATCATTTTGTATTTTACCTGAGTATGGCAGACTTGATAGCTGTGGTCTGTGTTTTAGTTCTTAATTGTAGGGGTACATTGAATGGACTTAAATACAAGTTTGCAAATAGGTACTAGAGTGGATACAAACTGGGTATATTCATTTAGTTGTATTGCATTTGTGTGTATCAGTAGACAATAAGCCTGCAAACGAGAAAAGCAGAGGTCCGCCAATTGTTCCAAATAGGTCCTCTACAACCACTAGTAATGCTGAAAGTGCTTCGTCAACACCAAAATTCAGTGAAGAACTGAAGATAGCTTCTCAACTTCGGAAGTTTACGTTTAATGAGCTAAAATTAGCAACTCGGAACTTCAGACCTGAGAGTCTTCTTGGTGAGGGtggttttggttgtgttttcaAAGGTTGGATAGAAGAGAATGGAACTGCTCCTGTGAAACCTGGAACTGGGCTTACTGTTGCTGTTAAAACCCTCAATCTTGATGGACTTCAGGGCCATAAAGAGTGGTTGGTAtgccccttttcttttttccttgctggctctctctcgctctcattttaatttgtttctGATTAAATTTTCACTATTTTTGCCGCACGTCAGGCTGAAGTTAATTTCCTTGGCAACCTTCGTCATCCCAATTTGGTTAAATTGATTGGTTATTGCATTGAAGATGATCATAGGCTGCTGGCGTACGAGTTTATGCCACGAGGAAGTTTGGAGAACCATCTATTTAGAAGTATGTGATTGACCATTTTATAgatgtaaatttaatttttttgactttGGTATTATATCTTCGATATACTGATATTAGGTAAAGTTGAGTTATTTGACTGTTGTGGCGCGATTGGATCAGTGTGTTGTTGaacttcaatttttgaaaattttatgcgCTGTGTTTTACTGCTGAGTTATATCCCTTCTTTTGCCCCCCATCGAGTAATAGAACACTGACATCTAAATCCTGCTGTGATACTTTAGACATTCAGTGCTATATGATCCATGTTTAATGTTTTCTGGTAACAACCATTTAATATGCAGAAGGGTCCTTGCCTCTTCCGTGGGCGATCAGGATGAAAATTGCGCTCGGCGCTGCGAAGGGTCTTGCTTTTCTTCATGAAGAGGCTGAAAGGACAGTGATATACCGAGACTTTAAAACATCTAATATTTTATTAGATGCGGTAAGTGACTTATTAAACAATACCAAATTCAATCCTAAAAATTACCCACTttacactttttttaaaaagtatttGCCTTTTCTAGGATTATAATGCCAAACTTTCTGATTTTGGACTCGCTAAAGATGGTCCCGAGGGAGATAAAACTCATGTATCTACTCGGGTTATGGGAACTCATGGCTATGCTGCCCCTGAATATGTACTGACCGGTGAGTGTTATGACATCGACTTTAGAATGCGCAAATCAGCTTTTGATTTCCTTGCAACCCTGCGTTAGCATTGCCTCCTAAGTGACACtctaaaattgttttttttttggagttacAGTTTATGCAGCTGCCTTATTCTGATTTTTTGCTATCCCAATCCTTTCACAAAAACttagtattattattatgaaaCTAATACTGTTCGTGTGGTTTTAGGACATTTAACATCCAAGAGTGATGTCTATAGCTTTGGAGTAGTTTTACTGGAAATGATGACGGGTCGTCGATCTGTGGACAAAAACCGGCCAAATGGGGAGCACAACCTTGTCGAATGGGCAAGGCCGCATCTTGGAGATAGGAGAAGGTTCTATCAGTTATTAGATCCTCGTCTCGAAGGTCATTTCTCTATTAAAGGTGCTCAGAAAGCAGCCCAGCTTGCTGCACAATGTCTCAGCCGTGACCCCAAAGCCCGACCTCGAATGAGCGAAGTTGTTGACACCCTGAAACCTTTGCCAAACCTCAAGGATATGGCCAGCTCTTCTCATTACTTCCAAACCATGCAAGCAGATCGTTCCCAGATGAACATGAATGCCAAAAGTGGCGGTAAACCTCAGGGAGGATTCATAACAAGGAAAGGACAACCAGTTAGGAGCCTATCCAGTCTTAATGTTCCTCAAGCTTCTCCTTACCGACATTCTAGTCAGTCACCAAGACCTGACGTGAAAGAGTCGTAA encodes the following:
- the LOC119992852 gene encoding protein NRT1/ PTR FAMILY 2.9-like, with the translated sequence MASNMEKSKKEETPASTDEPVIKYRGIKAMPFIIGNETFEKLGTVGSSTNLMVYLTTVFNMKSVTAATLINVFNGTTNMAPLVGAFLSDTYFGRYKSLGFASIASFLGMVILALTAAISKLHPPTCGNNESSMCVGPTTWQMAFLLSGFGFLVVGAGGIRPCNLAFGADQFDPETESGKRGIGSFFNWYYFTYTFAVMVSVTLIVYVQSSVSWAIGLGIPAFLMFLSCAMFFLGTKIYVIVKPQGSPLTSVAQVVVSAAKKQKLKLPEDLLLNLFNYIPTKSINSRLSHTNQFQFLDKAAIVTNEDKINLDGSAANPWRLCSTQQVEEVKCLLRILPIWASAMIYHVGLIQQQTFAVLQSLQSDRQLGHTSFEVPAASYTVFTMLTLTIWIPIYDRIIVPFLQKLTGKEGGFTLLQRMGIGIVLSILCMIVSALVEEERRTTALTKPTLGIAPKGGAISSLSSMWLVPQLALVGLSEGFNYIAQVEFYYKQFPENMRSIAGSFFFCGYASSNYLSSFLVSMVHQLSSRSRTGGWLAEDLNKGKLDYFYYMIAGMGVVNFVYFLLCAKWYRYKGTGDGSIEMTKDSVKHIV
- the LOC119993069 gene encoding probable serine/threonine-protein kinase PIX7 isoform X2, translating into MGLGPESMKVEKWVVDKSKEKKKSKRNEAGREEETGCWVKLRIMGSCMPSTSRSKVDSSMSGISTQHVDNKPANEKSRGPPIVPNRSSTTTSNAESASSTPKFSEELKIASQLRKFTFNELKLATRNFRPESLLGEGGFGCVFKGWIEENGTAPVKPGTGLTVAVKTLNLDGLQGHKEWLAEVNFLGNLRHPNLVKLIGYCIEDDHRLLAYEFMPRGSLENHLFRRSLPLPWAIRMKIALGAAKGLAFLHEEAERTVIYRDFKTSNILLDADYNAKLSDFGLAKDGPEGDKTHVSTRVMGTHGYAAPEYVLTGHLTSKSDVYSFGVVLLEMMTGRRSVDKNRPNGEHNLVEWARPHLGDRRRFYQLLDPRLEGHFSIKGAQKAAQLAAQCLSRDPKARPRMSEVVDTLKPLPNLKDMASSSHYFQTMQADRSQMNMNAKSGGKPQGGFITRKGQPVRSLSSLNVPQASPYRHSSQSPRPDVKES
- the LOC119993069 gene encoding probable serine/threonine-protein kinase PIX7 isoform X3, with the translated sequence MGLGPESMKVEKWVVDKSKEKKKSKRNEAGREEETGCWVKLRIMGSCMPSTSRSKVDSSMSGISTQHDNKPANEKSRGPPIVPNRSSTTTSNAESASSTPKFSEELKIASQLRKFTFNELKLATRNFRPESLLGEGGFGCVFKGWIEENGTAPVKPGTGLTVAVKTLNLDGLQGHKEWLAEVNFLGNLRHPNLVKLIGYCIEDDHRLLAYEFMPRGSLENHLFRRSLPLPWAIRMKIALGAAKGLAFLHEEAERTVIYRDFKTSNILLDADYNAKLSDFGLAKDGPEGDKTHVSTRVMGTHGYAAPEYVLTGHLTSKSDVYSFGVVLLEMMTGRRSVDKNRPNGEHNLVEWARPHLGDRRRFYQLLDPRLEGHFSIKGAQKAAQLAAQCLSRDPKARPRMSEVVDTLKPLPNLKDMASSSHYFQTMQADRSQMNMNAKSGGKPQGGFITRKGQPVRSLSSLNVPQASPYRHSSQSPRPDVKES
- the LOC119993069 gene encoding probable serine/threonine-protein kinase PIX7 isoform X1, with protein sequence MGLGPESMKVEKWVVDKSKEKKKSKRNEAGREEETGCWVKLRIMGSCMPSTSRSKVDSSMSGISTQHVDNKPANEKSRGPPIVPNRSSTTTSNAESASSTPKFSEELKIASQLRKFTFNELKLATRNFRPESLLGEGGFGCVFKGWIEENGTAPVKPGTGLTVAVKTLNLDGLQGHKEWLAEVNFLGNLRHPNLVKLIGYCIEDDHRLLAYEFMPRGSLENHLFRKGSLPLPWAIRMKIALGAAKGLAFLHEEAERTVIYRDFKTSNILLDADYNAKLSDFGLAKDGPEGDKTHVSTRVMGTHGYAAPEYVLTGHLTSKSDVYSFGVVLLEMMTGRRSVDKNRPNGEHNLVEWARPHLGDRRRFYQLLDPRLEGHFSIKGAQKAAQLAAQCLSRDPKARPRMSEVVDTLKPLPNLKDMASSSHYFQTMQADRSQMNMNAKSGGKPQGGFITRKGQPVRSLSSLNVPQASPYRHSSQSPRPDVKES